A window of the Comamonas sp. Y33R10-2 genome harbors these coding sequences:
- a CDS encoding serine aminopeptidase domain-containing protein: MPTTSEHEVQWTEMHLPISVGSACLLLRQCQPTTAAAMAQVVVAPAMGVPQSYYQAFARWLAEQGYGVTTFDYRGHGLSLQGRLKDAKADLLDWAKDCEQVAAQLKKQFSNQALIWIGHSVGSQLPGLASTPLPINGLLSIASGSGYWRDNAAPTKRVIRIFWWGIAPLATWLYGAFPGRKLGMVGDLPAGVIWQWRRWCLHPRYAMGVEGEWVADAYAAAHYPLHALYVEDDEMMSLASVQSLVGWYQSAPSTLEHLNPARAPSGHIGHLGYFRPEMAEQLWRPLLPLLQSWGAGDRSPGKPLYEPKESPF, encoded by the coding sequence ATGCCAACCACGTCTGAGCATGAAGTGCAGTGGACGGAGATGCATCTGCCCATTTCCGTGGGATCTGCTTGTCTGTTGCTGCGCCAATGTCAGCCCACAACGGCAGCGGCGATGGCGCAGGTGGTGGTGGCCCCCGCCATGGGCGTGCCGCAAAGTTACTACCAAGCCTTTGCGCGATGGCTGGCAGAGCAGGGCTATGGCGTGACCACGTTTGACTATCGTGGTCACGGTCTGTCCTTGCAAGGTCGTCTGAAGGATGCCAAGGCAGATCTGCTGGACTGGGCCAAGGATTGCGAGCAGGTGGCAGCTCAGCTCAAAAAGCAATTCTCAAATCAGGCCTTGATCTGGATTGGGCACAGCGTGGGCTCGCAATTGCCGGGTTTGGCTTCAACACCTTTGCCCATCAATGGCTTGCTTTCCATTGCCAGTGGCAGCGGCTATTGGCGCGATAACGCTGCACCTACCAAGCGAGTGATACGTATTTTTTGGTGGGGTATAGCGCCGTTGGCGACTTGGTTGTACGGTGCCTTTCCGGGTCGCAAACTAGGCATGGTGGGCGACTTGCCGGCAGGAGTGATTTGGCAATGGCGGCGTTGGTGCCTGCATCCGCGCTATGCCATGGGCGTAGAAGGTGAATGGGTCGCAGATGCTTATGCCGCAGCGCACTACCCACTACACGCTTTGTATGTAGAAGATGACGAAATGATGTCACTGGCCAGTGTGCAGTCGCTGGTGGGCTGGTACCAGAGTGCTCCCAGCACGCTGGAGCATTTGAACCCAGCACGGGCTCCATCCGGGCACATAGGCCATCTGGGGTATTTCAGACCTGAGATGGCTGAGCAATTATGGCGACCTCTTTTGCCATTGCTGCAGAGCTGGGGCGCGGGTGATCGCAGTCCCGGTAAACCCTTGTACGAGCCGAAAGAGTCACCTTTTTGA
- a CDS encoding polymer-forming cytoskeletal protein encodes MAVQNPFFGKRDNDTFSSRNSATGLPSVGTLNNSGLGVPASSNMRPVTPPAATGTTTEETVGSQLTVGPNIKLKGVEITDCDTLVVEGTVEATMNSRVIKIAERGAFHGTAEIDVAEIHGCFEGSLTVREKLVIYGTGKVSGNIRYGKVVIEEGGELTGQIEAGPGTSAPVNKPKSSISTGGLSAVAKSVEVSSIASVA; translated from the coding sequence ATGGCTGTGCAAAACCCGTTTTTCGGTAAACGCGATAACGATACTTTTTCTTCCCGCAATTCCGCGACGGGGCTTCCTTCGGTGGGTACGTTGAATAACTCCGGCCTGGGTGTACCGGCATCGAGCAATATGCGACCCGTAACACCGCCTGCTGCAACTGGAACTACGACTGAAGAAACTGTGGGCAGCCAGCTCACCGTGGGACCCAACATCAAGCTCAAGGGCGTAGAAATTACCGACTGCGACACGCTGGTGGTGGAAGGCACGGTTGAGGCCACGATGAACTCACGCGTCATCAAGATTGCGGAGCGCGGCGCTTTTCATGGCACGGCAGAAATCGATGTAGCCGAGATTCATGGCTGCTTCGAAGGCTCGTTGACTGTGCGCGAAAAGCTGGTGATTTACGGCACTGGCAAGGTCAGTGGCAATATTCGTTACGGCAAGGTTGTGATTGAAGAGGGCGGTGAGCTAACGGGTCAGATTGAAGCGGGCCCTGGTACTTCAGCACCCGTTAATAAGCCTAAATCGAGTATTTCGACTGGCGGCTTGAGCGCGGTAGCCAAGTCGGTTGAAGTCAGCAGCATTGCCTCTGTTGCCTAA
- a CDS encoding 3-hydroxyacyl-CoA dehydrogenase/enoyl-CoA hydratase family protein encodes MSRSNVKKVAVLGAGVMGAQIAAHLVNVKVPVILFDLPAKEGSKSGIAEKAIANLKKLKPSPIGVADDVELIQPANYEEHMKLLKGCDLVIEAIAERMDWKLDLYHKIAPFVAKHALVASNTSGLSITKLSEALPDAIKPRFCGIHFFNPPRYMQLVELINTPTTEPEVLDQLEAFVTTTLGKGVVRAHDTPNFIANRIGIAGMLSTMKQAENFGLSFDVVDDLTGKKLGRASSGTFRTADVVGLDTMAHVIKTMQENLNEQSDPFFANFGTPKVLQKLLDLGFLGNKTKQGFYKRVGRDTLQFELDSEDYIPAGGKADEVYGRMLKKPAAERLKLLRNAEGKEGQFLWAILRDSFHYAAVHLEHIADCARDVDQAMRWGYGMQQGPFELWQDAGWLDVAKMIQEDIDAGKALCKAPLPKWVFEGPVAESGGVHTGNGSWSASQGKFVPRRELPVYERQLFPEKLLGETNLADWQTAGTTIAETKALRTWTLDGKVLIASIKNKMHAISPEVMEGLMEAVDVAESDFDGMVIWSGDTPFSVGADLEATMPAFVIGGADAIESIEQELQNLMLRLRYAQVPVVSAIHGLALGGGCEMAVYSARRVAHMESYIGLVEVGVGLVPGAGGLTYIARRAAENAATSTGKDLLPFLTEGFTAAAMAKVGTSALESRKLGYLLDSDIVVAHKDEVLFAAINEAKSMAASGWRAPLKRSFPVAGRSGQATIKGSLVNMRDGGFISEFDQHIAGLIANVVCGGDVDAGTLVDEAYLMKLERKAFCHLIAHPKTHERILGMLNTGKPVRN; translated from the coding sequence ATGTCCCGATCCAATGTGAAAAAAGTCGCCGTGCTGGGCGCGGGCGTGATGGGTGCGCAGATTGCCGCCCATCTGGTCAACGTCAAGGTGCCTGTCATTCTGTTTGACCTGCCTGCTAAAGAAGGTAGCAAGAGTGGTATTGCTGAAAAGGCGATTGCCAATCTCAAAAAGCTCAAGCCTTCGCCCATCGGTGTGGCCGACGATGTGGAACTGATCCAGCCCGCCAACTACGAAGAGCACATGAAGCTCTTGAAGGGCTGTGATCTGGTCATCGAAGCCATTGCCGAGCGCATGGACTGGAAGCTCGATCTGTATCACAAGATCGCCCCGTTTGTGGCCAAGCATGCGCTGGTGGCTTCCAACACTTCGGGTCTGTCCATCACCAAGCTGAGCGAAGCACTGCCTGATGCGATCAAGCCCCGCTTCTGTGGCATTCACTTCTTCAACCCGCCGCGCTATATGCAACTGGTGGAGTTGATCAACACCCCCACCACCGAGCCTGAAGTGCTGGATCAGCTGGAAGCCTTTGTCACCACCACGCTGGGCAAGGGCGTGGTGCGTGCACATGACACGCCCAACTTCATCGCCAACCGCATAGGTATTGCGGGCATGCTTTCCACCATGAAGCAGGCCGAGAACTTTGGCCTGAGCTTTGATGTGGTCGATGATCTGACTGGCAAAAAATTGGGCCGCGCCTCCAGCGGTACCTTCCGCACGGCGGATGTGGTGGGTCTGGATACCATGGCCCATGTCATCAAGACCATGCAGGAGAACCTGAACGAGCAGAGCGACCCATTCTTTGCCAACTTTGGTACACCCAAGGTGCTGCAAAAGCTGCTTGACCTGGGCTTTCTGGGCAACAAGACCAAGCAGGGCTTTTACAAGCGCGTGGGCCGCGACACCCTGCAGTTCGAGCTGGATAGCGAGGACTACATTCCCGCTGGTGGCAAGGCCGATGAGGTCTATGGTCGTATGCTCAAAAAGCCGGCTGCCGAACGCCTGAAACTGCTGCGCAACGCCGAAGGCAAAGAAGGCCAGTTCCTCTGGGCCATTTTGCGTGACAGCTTTCATTACGCCGCCGTGCATCTGGAGCACATTGCGGACTGCGCCCGTGATGTGGACCAAGCCATGCGCTGGGGTTACGGCATGCAGCAAGGCCCGTTTGAGCTGTGGCAGGACGCAGGCTGGCTGGACGTCGCCAAGATGATTCAGGAAGACATTGATGCAGGCAAGGCTCTTTGCAAGGCGCCGCTGCCAAAGTGGGTGTTTGAAGGCCCGGTGGCTGAATCCGGTGGTGTACACACCGGCAACGGCTCGTGGAGCGCATCGCAAGGCAAATTTGTGCCCCGCCGCGAGCTGCCTGTGTATGAGCGTCAGCTCTTCCCTGAAAAGCTGCTGGGCGAAACCAATCTTGCCGACTGGCAGACCGCTGGCACCACGATTGCAGAGACCAAGGCGCTGCGCACCTGGACACTCGATGGCAAGGTTCTGATCGCTAGCATCAAGAACAAGATGCATGCCATCAGCCCTGAAGTCATGGAAGGTCTGATGGAGGCCGTGGATGTGGCCGAGAGCGACTTTGATGGCATGGTCATCTGGTCGGGCGATACGCCTTTCAGCGTGGGTGCCGACTTGGAAGCTACCATGCCCGCCTTTGTGATTGGCGGTGCGGATGCGATTGAAAGCATCGAGCAAGAGCTGCAGAACTTGATGTTGCGCCTACGTTATGCACAGGTGCCGGTAGTGTCGGCCATCCACGGACTGGCGCTGGGCGGTGGTTGCGAGATGGCCGTGTACTCGGCGCGCCGCGTGGCCCATATGGAAAGCTATATCGGCTTGGTGGAGGTCGGTGTCGGCCTGGTGCCCGGTGCGGGCGGTCTGACCTATATCGCCCGCCGCGCTGCTGAAAATGCTGCCACCAGCACGGGCAAGGATTTGCTGCCCTTCCTCACCGAAGGCTTTACGGCTGCGGCCATGGCCAAAGTCGGCACCAGCGCGCTGGAGTCGCGCAAGCTGGGCTATTTGCTGGACAGCGACATTGTGGTGGCCCACAAGGACGAAGTGCTGTTTGCGGCGATCAATGAAGCCAAGTCCATGGCCGCCAGCGGCTGGCGTGCGCCGCTCAAGCGCAGCTTCCCGGTGGCGGGGCGCAGCGGTCAGGCCACCATCAAGGGATCGCTGGTGAATATGCGCGACGGCGGCTTTATCAGCGAGTTTGATCAGCATATTGCGGGTCTGATTGCCAATGTGGTCTGCGGTGGCGATGTGGATGCTGGCACGCTGGTCGATGAGGCCTATCTGATGAAGCTCGAGCGCAAGGCTTTCTGCCATCTGATTGCCCACCCTAAGACCCATGAACGTATCTTGGGCATGCTCAACACCGGCAAACCTGTGCGCAACTAA
- a CDS encoding enoyl-CoA hydratase — protein sequence MSNTQDNQDILVHTEEGVCTITFNRAAKKNSFTEAMYTQMADALASAKTDAGVRVVVFQGDIAIFSAGNDIADFLKQASTPGAMGADAPVWRFLQEVSAFPKPLVAAVCGPAVGIGTTLLLHCDLVYAGDNAAFSLPFINLGVCPEAASSLLLPQMLGYHRAAEALLLGEPFLAEAALEVGLVNRVVPPNECNGVAQAQAKKLARKPLSSLIETKRLMKGGQAKAVSERIVEEGAVFARMLREPAAKEALTSFMEKRHPDFSKC from the coding sequence ATGAGCAATACCCAAGATAACCAAGACATTCTGGTGCACACCGAAGAAGGTGTTTGCACCATCACGTTTAACCGCGCAGCGAAGAAAAACTCCTTCACTGAAGCCATGTACACGCAGATGGCAGATGCACTGGCATCCGCTAAGACCGACGCTGGCGTGCGCGTGGTGGTGTTTCAGGGCGACATTGCCATCTTCAGCGCGGGCAACGATATTGCAGATTTTCTCAAGCAAGCATCGACACCCGGCGCCATGGGAGCTGATGCTCCGGTGTGGCGCTTTCTGCAAGAAGTCTCGGCTTTTCCTAAGCCATTGGTTGCAGCCGTTTGCGGCCCAGCCGTAGGCATTGGTACCACGCTGCTGCTGCATTGCGACTTGGTTTATGCAGGTGATAACGCAGCCTTTTCACTGCCCTTTATCAACCTGGGCGTTTGCCCCGAAGCTGCATCGAGCCTGCTGCTGCCGCAAATGCTGGGCTACCACCGCGCAGCCGAAGCACTGCTGCTGGGCGAGCCCTTCTTGGCTGAAGCCGCACTGGAAGTGGGCCTGGTCAACCGCGTGGTGCCACCCAATGAATGCAACGGCGTGGCCCAAGCCCAAGCCAAGAAGCTGGCGCGCAAGCCCCTGTCATCGCTGATCGAAACCAAGCGTTTGATGAAGGGCGGCCAAGCCAAGGCTGTGAGCGAGCGCATTGTGGAAGAAGGCGCAGTCTTCGCCCGCATGCTGCGCGAGCCTGCGGCCAAAGAAGCCCTGACATCGTTTATGGAAAAACGTCATCCGGACTTCAGCAAGTGCTGA
- a CDS encoding acyl-CoA thioesterase — protein MPPRPNLPPQPLPEDKELVLKVVPMPADVNANGDIFGGWVMAQVDLAGSVLPQRISHTRMVTVAVNEFIFKQPVRVGDILSFYAGVLKVGRTSVTVNVEVFAERFSDQGKFVKVTEARLTYVAIDATGKPQELPDTEQTRAWREALLAQEKNTPEQS, from the coding sequence ATGCCACCTCGTCCCAACCTTCCCCCTCAGCCTTTGCCCGAAGACAAAGAGTTGGTACTCAAAGTCGTCCCCATGCCTGCCGATGTCAATGCCAATGGCGACATCTTCGGCGGCTGGGTAATGGCTCAGGTGGACTTGGCAGGTTCTGTGCTGCCCCAGCGCATCAGTCACACCCGCATGGTGACGGTAGCAGTCAACGAATTCATCTTCAAGCAGCCCGTGCGTGTGGGCGACATTCTGTCGTTTTACGCCGGGGTGCTGAAAGTGGGCCGCACCTCGGTAACCGTGAATGTGGAAGTGTTTGCCGAACGTTTCTCCGACCAAGGGAAGTTCGTCAAGGTGACTGAAGCCCGCCTGACTTATGTCGCCATTGATGCCACCGGCAAGCCGCAAGAACTGCCCGACACCGAACAGACGCGCGCTTGGCGCGAAGCGTTGCTGGCGCAAGAAAAAAACACGCCTGAGCAAAGCTGA
- a CDS encoding acetyl-CoA C-acyltransferase: MKQVQDAYIVAATRTPIGRSHKGFFRNYRPDDLLATTLKAALAQVPGLDPKAIEDIVCGCAIPEAQQGLNVARIGAVLAGLPTSIGGITVNRFCASGLSAVAMAADRIRVGEADVMIAAGVESMSMVPMMGNSPSLSPSIFERDGDVGIAYGMGLTAEKVAQQWQVSREAQDAFALESHRRAMAAQQAGEFADEITPIEVTDRSLNIATGETVASTRTVSLDEGPRPDTSIEGLAKLRTVFAARGSVTAGNSSQTSDGAGALILASGDAVKRFGLTPLARFVSYASKGVPPAIMGIGPIEAIPAALRYAGLKQDDIDWYELNEAFAAQSLAVINTLGLDASKVNPMGGAIALGHPLGATGAIRAATVVHALRRKQLKYGMVTMCVGMGQGAAGIFERV, encoded by the coding sequence ATGAAACAAGTACAAGACGCCTATATCGTTGCGGCTACGCGCACGCCGATTGGCCGCTCGCACAAGGGCTTTTTCCGCAACTACCGCCCCGATGACCTGCTGGCCACCACGCTCAAGGCGGCTCTGGCACAGGTGCCTGGCCTGGACCCCAAGGCGATTGAAGACATCGTCTGCGGCTGTGCGATTCCTGAAGCCCAGCAAGGCCTGAACGTGGCGCGTATTGGCGCGGTGCTAGCGGGCCTGCCCACCAGCATTGGCGGCATTACCGTCAACCGTTTCTGCGCCTCTGGCTTGAGCGCCGTTGCCATGGCGGCTGACCGCATTCGGGTGGGCGAAGCTGATGTGATGATTGCGGCCGGCGTGGAAAGCATGAGCATGGTGCCCATGATGGGCAACTCGCCTAGCCTCTCGCCCAGCATCTTTGAGCGTGATGGCGACGTAGGCATTGCCTACGGTATGGGCCTGACGGCGGAGAAGGTCGCTCAGCAGTGGCAGGTCTCGCGTGAGGCGCAAGATGCCTTCGCGCTGGAATCGCACCGCCGCGCCATGGCTGCGCAGCAAGCAGGCGAGTTTGCCGACGAAATCACGCCGATTGAAGTCACCGACCGTTCGCTGAATATTGCCACTGGCGAGACCGTGGCCAGCACACGGACCGTGAGTCTGGACGAAGGCCCACGCCCTGACACCAGCATCGAAGGCCTGGCCAAGCTGCGCACCGTGTTTGCGGCACGTGGCTCGGTCACGGCGGGCAATAGCTCGCAGACCAGTGATGGTGCCGGTGCGCTGATCCTTGCCAGCGGCGATGCGGTCAAGCGCTTTGGCCTCACGCCTCTGGCGCGTTTTGTGAGCTATGCCAGCAAGGGTGTGCCACCCGCCATCATGGGCATTGGGCCTATCGAGGCCATTCCTGCCGCGCTGCGCTATGCCGGTCTCAAGCAGGACGATATTGACTGGTACGAACTCAACGAAGCGTTTGCAGCCCAGTCTCTGGCCGTGATCAACACGCTGGGGCTGGACGCATCTAAGGTCAACCCCATGGGCGGTGCGATTGCGCTGGGCCACCCGCTGGGTGCGACGGGCGCAATTCGTGCGGCTACCGTGGTGCATGCGCTGCGCCGCAAGCAACTCAAATACGGCATGGTGACCATGTGCGTAGGCATGGGGCAGGGCGCGGCGGGTATCTTTGAGCGGGTGTAA
- a CDS encoding DUF2147 domain-containing protein, with protein sequence MKTVKALAALVLVASSMSAAWAQMSPVGTWRSMDEKENTPKAQVKITESGGVVSGKVEALLRKGADPNQLCVECKDELKDKPMVGMTLISGVKKAEGKDVWEGGKILDPENGKTYTVRLTPIEDGKKLEVRGSIGPFWRTQTWIRVQ encoded by the coding sequence ATGAAGACAGTTAAAGCGCTAGCAGCTCTGGTTTTGGTAGCAAGCAGCATGTCTGCCGCATGGGCACAGATGTCGCCGGTGGGCACCTGGCGCAGCATGGACGAGAAAGAGAACACGCCCAAGGCGCAGGTAAAGATCACCGAATCTGGCGGCGTGGTTAGCGGCAAGGTCGAAGCTTTGCTGCGAAAGGGCGCAGACCCCAATCAGCTGTGTGTCGAATGCAAGGATGAGCTGAAAGACAAGCCCATGGTGGGCATGACGTTGATCAGCGGCGTCAAAAAGGCCGAGGGCAAAGACGTCTGGGAAGGTGGAAAGATTCTCGACCCCGAAAACGGCAAGACCTACACCGTGCGGCTGACGCCCATCGAAGACGGCAAAAAGCTGGAAGTTCGCGGCTCCATCGGCCCCTTCTGGCGCACGCAGACCTGGATTCGCGTGCAGTAA
- a CDS encoding acyl-CoA dehydrogenase C-terminal domain-containing protein, with the protein MPSYNPPLRDMQFLMHEVFKVADAYQQMPKHAEVDVDTINAVLEEAGKFAANVTFPLNISGDAEGCTLDKATHEVTTPKGFKEAYAQFVEGGWPALSCDPEYGGQGLPMVLNSALYEMLNSANQAWTMYPGLSHGAYEALHAYGTPEQKKTYLTKLTSGEWTGTMCLTESHCGTDLGLLRSKAEPLADGTYKITGNKIFISAGEHNFTSNIVHLVLARLPDAPVGSKGISLFVVPKFLVKADGSLGERNPIFCGALEHKMGIHGNATAQINIDGAIGTMVGEPNKGLQAMFVMMNAARLGVGNQSLGLTEVAFQNALAYAKDRLQMRSLSGVKAKDKPADPIIVHPDVRRMLMTAKAYAEGGRALSTFSALLIDTELNHPDEKVRKDSAELVALLTPIVKAFITDNGWIATTMSQQVYGGHGFITEWGMEQFVRDNRINMIYEGTNGVQALDLLGRKILGNQGATLKKFGKLIGKLVEEEGVNEKMSEFITPIAMLGDQMTKFTTEIGFKGMQNPDDVGAASVDYLRVAGHLVFGYLFARMAQVALREISNGNADPFYLGKLQTARFYFAKLFPETLTLMKTARAGSQSLMDTDAALA; encoded by the coding sequence ATGCCCAGCTACAACCCACCACTGCGTGACATGCAATTCCTCATGCATGAGGTCTTCAAGGTCGCGGATGCCTATCAGCAGATGCCCAAGCACGCGGAGGTGGATGTGGACACCATCAACGCTGTGCTGGAAGAAGCGGGTAAGTTCGCAGCCAATGTGACTTTTCCGTTGAATATCAGCGGTGATGCTGAGGGTTGCACACTGGACAAAGCCACGCACGAGGTGACTACGCCCAAGGGCTTCAAAGAGGCTTATGCGCAGTTTGTAGAAGGCGGCTGGCCAGCATTGTCCTGTGATCCTGAATACGGTGGGCAGGGCTTGCCCATGGTGCTGAACTCTGCGCTGTATGAAATGCTTAACAGCGCCAATCAGGCGTGGACCATGTACCCCGGCCTCTCGCACGGCGCGTACGAGGCCTTGCATGCCTATGGCACGCCAGAGCAGAAAAAAACCTATCTGACCAAACTCACCAGCGGTGAATGGACCGGCACCATGTGCTTGACTGAATCGCATTGCGGCACCGATCTGGGCCTGCTGCGCTCCAAGGCGGAGCCGCTGGCCGATGGTACGTACAAGATCACCGGCAACAAGATTTTCATCTCGGCGGGTGAACACAATTTCACCTCGAACATTGTGCATTTGGTTCTGGCTCGTCTGCCCGATGCGCCTGTGGGCTCCAAGGGGATCAGTCTGTTTGTGGTGCCCAAGTTCTTGGTCAAGGCCGATGGCTCGCTGGGCGAACGCAACCCCATCTTCTGCGGCGCACTAGAGCACAAGATGGGCATTCATGGCAACGCCACCGCGCAGATCAATATCGATGGTGCCATTGGCACCATGGTCGGCGAGCCCAACAAGGGCCTGCAAGCCATGTTTGTGATGATGAACGCGGCCCGTTTGGGTGTGGGCAACCAGTCGCTGGGCCTGACCGAAGTAGCGTTTCAAAATGCCTTGGCCTATGCCAAAGACCGCCTGCAAATGCGCAGCTTGTCGGGCGTCAAAGCCAAAGACAAGCCGGCTGATCCCATCATCGTGCACCCCGATGTGCGCCGCATGCTGATGACGGCCAAAGCCTATGCCGAAGGCGGTCGAGCTCTGTCCACCTTCAGCGCTCTGCTGATTGATACCGAACTGAACCACCCCGACGAAAAAGTGCGCAAAGACAGCGCCGAACTGGTCGCGTTGCTGACCCCCATCGTCAAGGCCTTCATCACCGACAACGGCTGGATTGCCACCACCATGAGTCAGCAGGTCTACGGCGGCCACGGCTTTATCACCGAGTGGGGCATGGAGCAGTTTGTGCGCGACAACCGCATCAACATGATCTACGAAGGCACGAACGGCGTGCAGGCACTCGATTTGCTGGGTCGAAAAATTTTGGGCAATCAGGGCGCCACGCTCAAGAAGTTTGGCAAGCTGATTGGCAAGCTGGTGGAAGAAGAAGGCGTTAACGAAAAGATGAGCGAGTTCATTACGCCTATCGCCATGCTGGGCGACCAGATGACCAAGTTCACGACCGAAATCGGCTTCAAAGGTATGCAAAACCCCGACGACGTTGGCGCAGCATCGGTGGACTATCTTCGCGTGGCAGGCCACCTCGTCTTTGGCTACCTGTTTGCCCGCATGGCGCAAGTGGCGTTGCGCGAGATCAGCAATGGAAATGCAGACCCCTTCTACCTGGGTAAGCTGCAGACGGCACGTTTTTACTTTGCCAAGCTGTTCCCCGAAACACTGACGCTGATGAAGACAGCCCGCGCTGGCAGCCAGTCGCTGATGGATACCGACGCGGCTCTGGCCTGA
- a CDS encoding acyl-CoA thioesterase II, protein MSTDLHPFDRAVTLTVTGVPNQYQGQASSDYWNMVGPYGGITAASLLQAVQQHPQCLGDPLSITVNYSAAVGAGALVIDANPVRTNRSTQHWILTVQQPDADGQMQVVTTATAVTAVRRDTWSASDVPMPAVKPAADLERVPPLFKGSEWLSRYEMRFADGILPMDEDAAERDSLTRLWVRDNPPRPLDFASLAAVSDIFFPRAWLRRAKRVPAGTVSMTVYFHAGREDLAAAGDDFLLAQARGQEFRNGFFDQTAQLWSQSGQILATSHQIVYFKE, encoded by the coding sequence ATGAGCACAGACCTCCACCCCTTTGATCGTGCCGTGACTCTGACTGTCACGGGAGTGCCCAATCAGTACCAAGGCCAAGCTTCGTCGGATTACTGGAACATGGTCGGGCCTTATGGCGGCATCACGGCAGCCAGTTTGCTTCAGGCCGTGCAGCAGCACCCGCAATGTTTGGGTGATCCGCTCTCCATCACTGTCAACTACTCTGCTGCTGTGGGGGCCGGTGCTTTGGTGATTGATGCCAATCCGGTGCGTACCAACCGCTCAACCCAGCACTGGATTTTGACTGTGCAGCAGCCTGATGCAGATGGCCAAATGCAAGTGGTGACAACGGCCACCGCAGTAACCGCCGTGCGCCGCGATACTTGGAGCGCAAGTGATGTACCCATGCCCGCGGTGAAGCCTGCAGCAGATCTCGAGCGCGTGCCACCTTTATTCAAGGGCTCTGAATGGCTGAGTCGTTATGAGATGCGCTTTGCAGACGGAATTTTGCCCATGGATGAAGACGCAGCAGAGCGCGACTCTTTGACGCGGCTGTGGGTGAGAGACAATCCGCCGCGTCCGCTGGATTTTGCGTCGCTGGCTGCGGTCTCTGACATCTTCTTTCCACGGGCATGGCTACGTCGTGCCAAACGCGTGCCGGCAGGTACGGTGTCAATGACCGTGTACTTTCATGCTGGACGCGAGGATTTGGCAGCCGCCGGCGATGATTTTTTGTTAGCGCAGGCGCGCGGGCAAGAATTTCGCAATGGTTTTTTTGACCAGACTGCCCAGTTGTGGAGCCAATCTGGTCAGATATTGGCGACCAGCCACCAGATTGTCTATTTCAAAGAATAA